AGCTGGGATACTCGGGTTGTTTACGCTGGCGCTGACATGGCTGGCGGTCATTCCCGGATTGACAGCGGGGTCTATGGAAGGGGCGACAGCCTACTCGTACCCGCTAATTTTCCTGCCGTTTATTAGTTCGGCCTTTGTCCCCACCGAAACCATGCCTAAAATTGTCCGTGCGTTTGCTGAGAACCAGCCCGTGACTTCAATCGTGAATGCGATTCGTGCCCTCTTATATGAAGGGACGGTTGGCAACGATATCTGGATCGCGCTTGCCTGGTGTGTCGGCATCATGGTCATCGCTTACTTCTTCGCCAGTAAAACATTTAAACGCCAGTTAGGGTAAGTAACCCATTGGGAATGTGGAGAAATTGACGTAACAGAGGCCCTCCCGTGTTACCCAGGGGAGGGCCTCTTTTGGAATGCTATGGTGTTACCGTGAAGGACCGATCGCAATCCAGGACATGAAACCATAGGCGAGATTGCAGTTAGGCTGGCGGCTCACTTCAAGGACGGCGGTATCCTCGCGCTGGGATTTCAGAGAGATTTGGAAGCCAGGATTGTTGCTCATCCCCACAATGATATAGTTGATCCCACCAAAGGCTTCCTCGAATTGGACGGTTACCTCGGTTAACGTCTCAGCTCCAAATACAAATGGCGTCATGCCGAATTGCTGCAGCTTCGGCTGGCCAGGTGTGCTGCGCACTGGCGTAAAGCATAAATGTTCTTCCGTTACTGCGCCTTTAGCCAATTGTTGTCCGGTAACGGCTCCTTCGGCCAGATGGGTGCTTGTGACGGCGCCGTTTGCAAGCTTATCGCTATCAATGGAGCCTTCGGCTAAGGTGAAGTCGTTGAAGGCATCCGGACCGAGATGCTTGCTGCTGATAGTTCCATTGGCAATTTGCGCGCCTGTGAGTGAGGCGTCGGCAACGTGAGCGCCGGTGATGGAGGCATCCGCAATCTTGCTGCCGTCAATGGAGCCATCAGCTAACGAGAAGTTATCGAAGGCATCTGGTCCGAGGTGCTTGCTGCCGATAGTTCCGTCGGCAATTTGCGCGCCAGTCAGGGAGCCGTTAGCAACGTGCGATCCTGTGATGGAGGCCTTAGCAATCTTGCTGCCGCCAATGGAACCTTTGGCTAACGAGAAGTCGTTGAAGACATCCGGTCCGAGGTGCTTGCTGCTAATAGTTCCGTCAGCAATCTGCGCACCAGTCAGGGAGCCGTCAGCAACATGCTTGCCGGTGATGGAGGCATCCGCAATCTTGCTGCCGTCAATGGAGCCATCAGCTAAAGAGAAGTTATCGAAGGCATCTGGTCCGAGGTGCTTGCTGCCGATAGTTCCGTCGGCAATTTGCGCGCCCGTGAGCGAACCATCTACAACGTGCGATCCAGTGATGGAATCCTCCGCAATCTTGCTGCCGTTAATGGAGCCATCGGCTAACGAGAAGTTATCGAAGGCATCCGGACCGAGGTGCTTGCTGCCGATAGTTCCGTCGGCAATTTGTGCGCCTGTCAGGGAGCCATCAGCAATGTGCGCGCTAGTGATGGAATCCTCCGCAATCTTGCTGCCGTTAATGGAGCCATCAGCTAACGAGAAGTTATCGAAGGCATCTGGTCCGAGGTGCTTGCTGCTAATAGTTCCGTCGGCAATTTGCGCGCCCGTGAGCGAACCATCTACAACGTGCGATCCAGTGATGGAATCCTCCGCAATCTTGCTGCCGTTAATGGAGCCATCAGCTAACGAGAAGTTATCGAAGGCATCCGGTCCGAGGTGCTTGCTGCTAATAGTTCCATCTGCAATCTGTGCACCAGTCAGGGCGCCGTCAGCAACGTGCGATCCTGTGATGGAGGCCTTAGCAATCTTGCTGCCGCCAATGGAACCTTCGGCTAACGAGAAGTCGTTGAAGACATCCGGTCCGAGGTGCTTGCTGCTAATAGTTCCGTCGGCAATTTGTGCGCCAGTCAGGGAGCCATCAGCAATTTGCGCGCCCGTGAGCGAACCATCTACAACGTGCGATCCAGTGATGGAATCCTCCGCAATCTTGCTGCCGTCAATGGAGCCATCGGCTAACGAGAAGTTATCGAAGGCATCTGGACCGAGATGTTTGCTGCCGATAGCTCCGTCAGCAATCTGCGCACCAGTCAGTGAGCCGTCAGCAACATGCTTGCCGGTGATGGAATCCTCCGCAATCTTGTTGCCTGTCACCGATCCATCAGTTAACGAAAAGCTATTGAAGGCATCCGGTCCGAGGTGCTTGCTGCTAATAGTTCCGTCAGCAATCTGCGCACCAGTCAGTGAGCCGTTAGCAACGTGCGATCCTGTGATGGAGGCCTTAGCAATCTTGCTGCCTGTCACCGATCCATCAGTTAACGAAAAGCTATTGAAGGCATCTGGTCCCAGGTGCTTGCTGCCGATAGTTCCGTCGGCAATCTGCGTGCCTGTGAGCGAACTATCTACAACGTGAGCGCCAGTAATGGAGGCATTAGCAATCTTGCTGCCGTCAATGGAGCCTTCGGCTAATGTGAAGTCGTTGAAGGCATCCGGACCGAGATGCTGGCTGCCGATCGCCCCGTTGGCAATTTGCGCACCAGTCAGGGAACCTTCAGCAACATGCGTGCCAGTGATGGAAGCCTTAGCAATCTTGCTGCCGTCAATGGATCCATCGGCTAACGAGAAGTTATCGAAGGCATCCGGTCCTAGGTGTTGTCTGCCGATGGCTCCGTCAGCAATTTGCGCACCAGTCAGTGAGCCTTCGGCAATCTGCACGCCTGTGAGCGAACCATCCGCAACGTGTTCGGCGGTGATGGAAGCCTTAGCAATGTTGCTGCCGGTCACCGATCCCTCATCTAGAGTGAAGTTATCGAAGGCATCCGGTCCTAGGTGTTGTCTGCCGATGGCTCCGTCAGCAATTTGCGCACCAGTCAGTGAGCCTTCGGCAATCTGCACGCCTGTGAGCGAACCATCCGCAACGTGTTCGGCGGTGATGGAAGCCTTAGCAATGTTGCTACCGGTCACCGATCCCTCGTCTAGGGTAAAGTTATCGAAGGCATCTGGTCCTAGGTGCTGTCTGCCGATGGCTCCGTCAGCAATTTGCGCACCAGTCAGTGAGCCTTCGGCAATCTGCACGCCCATGAGCGAACCATCCGCAACGTGTTCGGCGGTGATGGAAGCCTCCGCAATCTTGCTCCCGTCAATGGATCCATCGGCTAACGAGAAGTTATCGAAGGCATCCGGTCCTAGGTGTTGTCTGCCGATGGCTCCGTCAGCAATTTGCGCACCAGTCAGTGAGCCTTCGGCAATCTGCACGCCTGTGAGCGAACCATCCGCAACGTGTTCGGCGGTGATGGAAGCCTTAGCAATGTTGCTGCCGGTCACCGATCCCTCATCTAGAGTGAAGTTATCGAAGGCATCCGGTCCTAGGTGTTGTCTGCCGATGGCTCCGTCAGCAATTTGCGCACCAGTCAGTGAGCCTTCGGCAATCTGCACGCCTGTGAGCGAACCATCCGCAACGTGTTCGGCGGTGATGGAAGCCTTAGCAATGTTGCTGCCGGTCACCGATCCCTCATCTAGAGTGAAGTTATCGAAGGCATCCAGTCCTAGGTGTTGTCTGCCGATGGCTCCGTCAGCAATTTGCGCACCAGTCAGTGAGCCTTCGGCAATCTGCACGCCTGTGAGCGAACCATCCGCAACGTGTTCGGCGGTGATGGAAGCCTTAGCAATGTTGCTGCCGGTCACCGATCCCTCATCTAGAGTGAAGTTATCGAAGGCATCCGGTCCTAGGTGCTGTCTGCCGATGGCTCCGTCAGCAATTTGCGCACCAGTCAGTGAGCCTTCGGCAATCTGCACGCCTGTGAGCGAACCATCCGCAACGTGTTCGGCGGTGATGGAAGCCTCCGCAATCATGCTGCTGGTCACCGATCCTTCATCTAGGGTAAAGTTATCGAAGGCATCCGGTCCGAGATGCCGGCTGCCGATGGTCCCATCGGCAATTTGAGCTCCTGTGAGAGAGCCGTTCGCAACGTGTTCGGCGGTGATGGAAGCCTTAGCAATCTTGCTGCCGTCAATGGATCCATCGGCTAACGAGAAGTTGTTGAAGGCATCTGGTCCGAGATGCCGGCTGCCGATGGCTCCGTCAGCAATTTGCGCACCAGTCAGTGAGCCTTCGGCAATCTGCACGCCTGTGAGCGAACCATCCGCAACGTGTTCGGCGGTGATGGAAGCCCCCGCAATCATGCTGCCAGTAACCGATCCTTCGTCTAGGGTGAAGTTATCGAAGGCATCCGGTCCGAGATGCCGGCTGCCGATGGTCCCATCGGCAATTTGAGCTCCTGTGAGAGAGCCGTTCGCAACGTGAGTACCGGATATCGTCTCCTTCGCAATCTTACTTCCCGTAATTCCACGGTCCTGCACATGTTCCGTTGTGATTGCACTGGCTTCGATATGCTGCGAACCGATGCTAGAAATTTGCAGGTGATGGGGAAGAACGGCGCCCTCCGCCAACTGCCTCGATTTAACGGCCCCCGGCTGTAAATGATCGACGCCAACACTGTCCGGCTGCAGGTGGACATGACCGACAGACTGATTTCCTAGATGTGCTGCGTTGACCGAGTACGGCGCCAAATGATGGCTCTGAATCGAGAACAATTCAACATGCTTGGAGCTCACAGCACCTTCGGCGATATGTCCGCTCTGGATCGATTCTCCGGCGACATGCTCAGGAAGGACGGCGCCGTTTGTAATATGTGCGGATTCTATGCTCTCGGCTTGAATGTGCCGGGCAGTGACAGAGCCGGAAGCAAGATGGCGGCCGGTCACAGATCCTTCATCCATATGCTGTGATTTGACAATATCCACGCCCAGGTGGTCAGACTGGACGCTCGCTTCTTGCAGATGCACTGCTGAAATGGAGAGAGGCTTGATCTTATCGCCGCTCACGGCATTCGCTTGCAATGCGGTTCCCGAGACCGACGAAGGCGAGAGATGGGCTTCTGAAATGGATTGTGATCTGATTTTTACGCCCGGGATGCTGCCGTCTGCAAACAACGCTTCTGCAGAGCGGCTTTCGTCAGCCAGATGGCTTAACGTGATGGATTTTTTCTTCAAGTGATAGCCATGAATGGCTTCCTGCACGATATGTTTGCCCAGGATGGATTCCAGTCCCAGATGCGCGCCCTCTACAGCTTGCGGAGCAATTTTCTCCGAAGTAACGGCCTTATTCTGAATCGCTTCTGAAGTTACCGAATACGGCGAGAAGTGAGTGGATTGAACCGCTTTTGGAGCTATTTTGCCAGCGGAGACACTGCTCTCAGCTAGTTTATTTGAAGTTACAGCCAGGTCTGTCAATTTATCCGTGGACACGCTTTCCGGAGACAGCTTCAGCGAGGTTACCGCATGGTCCCCCAAATGTCGTGGTGCAATGACCCCATCGCCGATTGAGGACTCCACAATGCTGCCTGCAGCAATTTTATCTGTTGTTACCGCTCCCTGGGCGAGCGCTTGTGACCGTACGCTTCCCTTCTGCAGATGGCGGCTGGCCACAGAGCCATCGGTCAGATGCGGCTCGCGAACCGCACCATTTTGCAGGGCTTCAGCACCTACACTGCCTGCTGACAAGTGCTGCTGTTGAATGGCTTCGCTGGCAATATTTCCGGAGGTTACGCCATGTTTAGCAATAATGGCTCCGCCAACCGATCCAAGCGCAAGCTTTTGGCTGGTCACGCTTTCGGGTGCCAGCATCTCTTCGCCGACGGATGCAGGCTGAAGATGCTGCTTCCCGATCGCTCCGTCTGCCAGATGTTGTTCTGCGATCGTTTTGGGCTGAATGGCACGCCCTATGACGCTCTGAGGCGCGAAATGCTGAGGTAAGATGCTGCCCTCTGCAATATGCTCTGCATTTACAGTATCCGCAGCGAGATGCCGGGTTTGAATGGCATCCGATGCAATCTGATCCGATTCTACCGCACCCTTAGCCAAATGGCGTGTTTGAACGGCTTCATTGGCAATTTTGTTAGGGAGTATGCTCTGATCCGCGATTTTCGAAGCCGTAACCGCTTGTTCAACCAGCTTTACCGTGTGGACGGATTGATCGGCAAGCTTGGAACTGGTGACACTGGAATCAGACAGATGGCGGGCGGATACAGCGTTGATGTTGATCTGATCGGAACCGATGGAGCCGGGCTGGATTTGCTCTGATCCTATGGCTCTGTCCGCTAAATGTCGGGAGCTGAGCGAGCCTTCTTTAATATGCCCGGCGTTGATGGCACCGTCTGCAATTAGGCCTGGCCCGATGCTGCCGGCAGCAATGTGCTTCGCAGTTACGGCCT
Above is a window of Paenibacillus sp. FSL K6-1330 DNA encoding:
- a CDS encoding WIAG-tail domain: MKKKKKSPSSSSSQPYRVDPTTREFDLLERNKGRSHKKDKDAHILSAATIMDLDEDLIGLMELKQEENKENKENTPLSTSDEEAIIPTEDAVAAEPPTMPNDPPSLPEMENEHVQLILEKEMPEIKGAFIYTEDIGEYAVTESRIASRAVTASKLSRGAVGPEAIQDYSITSLHLADESVTSGKIAPLSVTGEHLMDGILSTRKFRDGSVNASKIKDGSVTSQKLADHAVVSDKIADGAITARHLQQLLVTSDLLEDQSVQGDKIASSAVETRHLANESVHSSKIAEDAVTSTKIRDEAVTGKKIADDTISGSHIKPQSIESKHLTSEAVTAKHIAAGSIGPGLIADGAINAGHIKEGSLSSRHLADRAIGSEQIQPGSIGSDQININAVSARHLSDSSVTSSKLADQSVHTVKLVEQAVTASKIADQSILPNKIANEAVQTRHLAKGAVESDQIASDAIQTRHLAADTVNAEHIAEGSILPQHFAPQSVIGRAIQPKTIAEQHLADGAIGKQHLQPASVGEEMLAPESVTSQKLALGSVGGAIIAKHGVTSGNIASEAIQQQHLSAGSVGAEALQNGAVREPHLTDGSVASRHLQKGSVRSQALAQGAVTTDKIAAGSIVESSIGDGVIAPRHLGDHAVTSLKLSPESVSTDKLTDLAVTSNKLAESSVSAGKIAPKAVQSTHFSPYSVTSEAIQNKAVTSEKIAPQAVEGAHLGLESILGKHIVQEAIHGYHLKKKSITLSHLADESRSAEALFADGSIPGVKIRSQSISEAHLSPSSVSGTALQANAVSGDKIKPLSISAVHLQEASVQSDHLGVDIVKSQHMDEGSVTGRHLASGSVTARHIQAESIESAHITNGAVLPEHVAGESIQSGHIAEGAVSSKHVELFSIQSHHLAPYSVNAAHLGNQSVGHVHLQPDSVGVDHLQPGAVKSRQLAEGAVLPHHLQISSIGSQHIEASAITTEHVQDRGITGSKIAKETISGTHVANGSLTGAQIADGTIGSRHLGPDAFDNFTLDEGSVTGSMIAGASITAEHVADGSLTGVQIAEGSLTGAQIADGAIGSRHLGPDAFNNFSLADGSIDGSKIAKASITAEHVANGSLTGAQIADGTIGSRHLGPDAFDNFTLDEGSVTSSMIAEASITAEHVADGSLTGVQIAEGSLTGAQIADGAIGRQHLGPDAFDNFTLDEGSVTGSNIAKASITAEHVADGSLTGVQIAEGSLTGAQIADGAIGRQHLGLDAFDNFTLDEGSVTGSNIAKASITAEHVADGSLTGVQIAEGSLTGAQIADGAIGRQHLGPDAFDNFTLDEGSVTGSNIAKASITAEHVADGSLTGVQIAEGSLTGAQIADGAIGRQHLGPDAFDNFSLADGSIDGSKIAEASITAEHVADGSLMGVQIAEGSLTGAQIADGAIGRQHLGPDAFDNFTLDEGSVTGSNIAKASITAEHVADGSLTGVQIAEGSLTGAQIADGAIGRQHLGPDAFDNFTLDEGSVTGSNIAKASITAEHVADGSLTGVQIAEGSLTGAQIADGAIGRQHLGPDAFDNFSLADGSIDGSKIAKASITGTHVAEGSLTGAQIANGAIGSQHLGPDAFNDFTLAEGSIDGSKIANASITGAHVVDSSLTGTQIADGTIGSKHLGPDAFNSFSLTDGSVTGSKIAKASITGSHVANGSLTGAQIADGTISSKHLGPDAFNSFSLTDGSVTGNKIAEDSITGKHVADGSLTGAQIADGAIGSKHLGPDAFDNFSLADGSIDGSKIAEDSITGSHVVDGSLTGAQIADGSLTGAQIADGTISSKHLGPDVFNDFSLAEGSIGGSKIAKASITGSHVADGALTGAQIADGTISSKHLGPDAFDNFSLADGSINGSKIAEDSITGSHVVDGSLTGAQIADGTISSKHLGPDAFDNFSLADGSINGSKIAEDSITSAHIADGSLTGAQIADGTIGSKHLGPDAFDNFSLADGSINGSKIAEDSITGSHVVDGSLTGAQIADGTIGSKHLGPDAFDNFSLADGSIDGSKIADASITGKHVADGSLTGAQIADGTISSKHLGPDVFNDFSLAKGSIGGSKIAKASITGSHVANGSLTGAQIADGTIGSKHLGPDAFDNFSLADGSIDGSKIADASITGAHVADASLTGAQIANGTISSKHLGPDAFNDFTLAEGSIDSDKLANGAVTSTHLAEGAVTGQQLAKGAVTEEHLCFTPVRSTPGQPKLQQFGMTPFVFGAETLTEVTVQFEEAFGGINYIIVGMSNNPGFQISLKSQREDTAVLEVSRQPNCNLAYGFMSWIAIGPSR